In Juglans microcarpa x Juglans regia isolate MS1-56 chromosome 1S, Jm3101_v1.0, whole genome shotgun sequence, the genomic stretch ATGGGCCAAAACTGGGCCAAAACCTGTTTCtgggccattttgggcccataaattaactaaaaaaaagaatacaaaattaaaaataataaaaaataatttacaataatagaaATTTTATACTACTAAGTTGcaactattaactaataatcataactaagctattacaagAATACAAGTTAAGAGaaaactattacaaaattacaaattcatctaaaaatattacaaatcttactattgtagcaacattacaattaactaattaattgaATTAACAAAAGAATAACAATTCATCGGAATTTGGGGTAGCCATGGTTGTAGAAAAGTCAGTGAACTCACAGcaaatggcaatggtgggtccaatacacacGAAGTCATACTGCAGTGGAGGTAGTcatagacgtcgtctcatgtattgctacaacaattaaatttgaaattaataccgattaaatgaatataaataaatttaaataataaaatgaaatccacGATTACCTAatccaggctgatcaccaccctccccGTCGGCCTCCTCAAAAGTCAAGAACATCCGAAACATGAATTGGGGTCTCCTTGATCCAAGTATGCATGTAAATCAATGCCTCCACAATGGTAGTAGGCAATTAACTCCAGAATGGATCTAATATGCGTCCTTCGGTGCTAAAGGCCAACTTTGAGGCTATGATGATAATAGAGATGATCAAAATACTGtaggctatctctccaaggatggtgatacttcacggcattggTCTTCCACTAAGTTAATATATCAAAGTCTAGTGCAAATGGTTGAAGATCTACTGCCAAGTATCTGTCTACCTCCGACTGAACCTCTATAGAATAAGGAACTATGGGGTTGTGCTCTAACCTCTCACCCCAGTCCAACCTATGCCTTTTCCCAATCCCGACTTCTGAAGGAGGTGGGGGTTAGGTGTAGGTGCCGGAATATTACCACCTCTAACCCTTGTCGCAATAAGCTCCGCCTATGCATTCTCATGCGCAATTCTAAATCTATATACCATGCCATTAATTTGACCCGCCATTTGGCCCCACAACTCTTtctgatatataatttttttttatatcctttgCTACCGTGTGACGAAAAGGAAGATTAAATCTAGGTTCCAAGTACTTAGAATATGCTTGAAATCATTTTCCCTCCACAAACTGataaaggtagctcgtccatgatgaccatGAGTTAGGTGTCTCCTACACTCCTCaagatcatacttagtatacctcTTCAACGTTGCACCCCCGCTATCCCCCATCTGCCCTTTTCTTAAGTCCAATCTCTAGTCTAGATTGACTCTTCTCTTgtaaagattttaatattgaactctttttgcatttttcttctaAGTGTACCTTTAATTGAGATGTACCATGTCTCATATAGTGACATTCATACACTTTaattggggtcaccaccctctagctTGGTAAAGTGAGTCCAAACTATTGAAATAGATTTCTTGCTTTGTGGGGGGCTAGGGGCAGGGCAAGGGTTCATAGGGGTAGGGGTAGTGTCCGTAGGGGCAGGGGTAGGGTTTGAAGGGTTAGTAGGGGTAGATCTGGTAGGGTTATATGttggggtaggggtaggggtagggtaGGAGAGCTAGCTCTAAAATTTGACAGACTAGCCATTCCCTAAAACtggcaaaaatttgaaatgaagtaAACATCATAGGAACAATTAAAACCATGCAACAATCACCCCAAATGGATTaggatttcaatttcaaaacccCAAAACAGTTCCGAGTTTCATATTGAAAGCCCAAAACAAATCGGGGTTTcgattttaatttaatttaggggtttcaatccaaaaccccaaattaatttaggggttggggttttgatattaatttaatttaggagtttcaatccgaaaccctaaattaatttaaggttcCAATCTAACATAATTGGGTTTTGGATTGAAatcctaaactaatttagggttccaatctgaAATCCTAAGGAATTTCAaattcacaatttaaaaattacaaatatcaaaacacaattcacaattcaaTCCTCCACAACACACAATTTACAATCTCATCCTCCAACTTCTCAATTTAATCTCATCCTCTataactcaataaataaataaataaataaaacataatcaGCGTGTGAGTCTGCGACAGGAACTTACCTACGGAGACAGACTAGGCGTGCGACGGACAGACTACGGAGCGGGAGAGAGAGCGGCGACTgcgaatggagagagagagagagagagagagagagagagattctcgTGGGAAGGAGGGTTAACCAACTTATCAAAACGACACTGATTTGATATGGgttgttttaaaaacaaaaaacccagTAATCAAAACAGCACCGTCATTTGGCGCCGTTTTGatgattgggttttttttttaattataatatacattatatatatatatatttatgatttatatACATAGATgcggggggcggggcggggcggggttgGGCCTAGCCCGACCCCAGGTCCCTCTGGGGCACTAGATGCAGACGGGCCCCCCGCCTGCAAAGAATCATAGTTACATTAATTCAATGTTCCTGTATATAGAGACAAGTAATCCAAATATGCTTCTAAATGTCGCATAGTTTTTTATCTGCActtctttttcaatattatcATTGTATGAAACCTTTTTACTTGCACTTTAACAGTTGGGTGATTTTATAGCTTCCTCACTTGTGCGTTTCTGTGACTACTTTTCTTTTGATGCAGTAATGATTAAGTTAGATTTTAAGAGTTAATCCTTCTACTCGGTGATTCTTGCAGCTTGGCTGCAGTTATGGACTTCCAGGGATTTTCTCTTGCTTGAAGGTAAATCCTATTTGCTGATCAGTACAGTGATCTTTACTTTTGCTGAATCTTGTTTATGCATCTACCTAGAAGTGTGATAAAAATGAGTCATTTTCGTTGTTCTGTCTCACTCTCTTCGGCTTCCAGCCACCACTTCTAAAATATACAAATCATATTGCTGCTTCTATACGGGGACCTCTACTTAAGGTTTGCATGAAAGCATGAGCATGTTTGCTAAGAGGTGCCATCTGATGGTGGACATTTAGAATATTGCGACACCTGCCATCAAGTCTGCAATGATTATAAACCATCATGTCTCCAATCAAGTATCTCAGATGGCCTGTATTTAGATTGctatgtcatctacatatacaGATATGCACGGCTATAAAGGATATGCACTTTCTATTACTCCCCTAAATTTTTGCAAAAGCATGATGCCTTTGAATTGAGTAGGTCTCAAATTTGTGGGTTCAAAATCATTGGGGAATGGGATTGTCTTTATCATTGTCAAGGCTCAAATTTTCTGTTTGCCTGCAGAATTTGGAAGATTTTTCATTCTGATTTCTAATTTATGCACGTATCCAGTGAACGTTGAACTCACAGCCTTCTCCTCATTCTCATGGGGGCAGGGAGCACAATTTGAACCGGAGACTGGCACTTTggaggattattttattatttaaagcAGACACATCATAAATTATGCATCATGTAGAGAGAATgcaaatacaaattttattttgataaaacgAGAGCATGGGCTATAGGCTCGATGCGAGGAAGCCCATTGAATTAACTGAATTTGGTTCTCCAATAATGCACTTGCCCGATATCTGATTCATTCATGTACAGGGTGCTTGCACAGTGCACTTTCAAGATGCCAATGCAGAAACTATAAGATCCACAACCATACCAAATGTGCTTGCCAATCTTGAGCAAGCTCGGGACAAGCAGAGCCGACAGCCTGAGAGCCCCCTGACTCCATCCAGACAAACTCTGGCTCCATCAGTGCACTTTTTCGCCGGGGACTGGGAAGAACTCCCCACTGTGTTATCTGTAATGAAGAATGAAGGGTTTGAAGGGACGCCAGTGATAAGCATGAGCTTTTCTGAGGAGGATTTCATGGATGGATGTAGTAGCCTAGATGGTAGCATCATGGGGCAGGAATCCTCCTTGAGGCGATCAAGAAAGCTCTCTGGAAGTCGAGCATGGGAGAGGGCTTGTGAGAACAATCAGGCAGAGGGTGGGTATGATGTTATCTTGATGACAGACATCCCCTATTCGGCGACCTCTTTGAAGAAACTATATGCACTCATAAAAAGGGTACGTTTCTTTGTCTCTTATGAGTCATGGTTATATTATGTTAAATCAACATACAGACTCCCCAACTTACTCATGACCATAGTTGCAAAAGTTTATTGTAATCTCAAATTCAATGGCATCTATGCTTTATTACTACACTCCATGATTTGTGAATGGATCGGGGAAAAGTGGGGGGGATTCAAGGATTCTTATTGgcttattttattcaaaattatgagtcacttaaatttatatgttatagtCGGGCTACGGGATGTAATAACATATGCCCTTCTAATCTCGTTCAGACACTGAAATTTTTTGCTCATCAACTTGGATAATAATTGAACCAATCCCAAAAATACAAATAGAAACAAATTCTGGTGGTATCAGCAGCAGCTAAACATATATAAACGTGCTTTAATTCTCCTACTCATGTTTGACCGTTTTCCTTTGGATAACTAGTGTGTGAGACCTCCATATGGAGTGGTGTACCTTGCCACAAAGAAGAATTATGTCGGCTTCAACAGCGGAGCACGGCACCTGAGAAGTCTGGTAGATCAAGAAGGCATTTTTGGAGCGCATTTAGTCAAAGAACTTGGTGATAGAGATATTTGGAAATTCTTTCTTAAGTGACCACAACATTCAGAACTGCAGAAAAGTTTCTTTTTAGTTTGTATAATATAATTCACAtgcattcttttgtttttctttcccaaTGGCTTGGGGGGGATTTGTTCAGTAGTTAATAGAGTTAAAATGGGGGAAGTATGTGAATCCAAATTTCTTGCTGTGCCTTGCGTGATTTTTATTTTCCGCTTTACTTTCTCgagaaaataagtaaataaaataagtaaaaactCGCAAGTTGTGCTGATTTTATAGTTGAAACATTTTCTCGTCTTCTTGTTCTGCGTTTCAGGTTTGAGAAATCTGGAGAGTCtcaaaataacatatttttttgttaagttttacaaatcctatgatgtttttcaattctctctctaaatttGATGGTCGAATTCAAAGAATTATGCACAATTCTGTCTAGGTTTTTATAAAGCAATATTAAATTGTTTGCTGACTATTTGGGAATGAAAAAACGCTCTTCTAGGTTtgtaattgtaaaaattataatggaaaatgatattaatgAACATTTAAACGAATAACTTTaaaccttgtttgtttttacagacgagattgagatgagattaaaattaaaagttgaataaaatattgttagaatatatttttttaatattatttttgtttcagaatttaaaaaagttgaattgtttattttattttttgtgaaaatttagaaaaattatagtgattaaatgagttgagaagaattgtgaaaataaacgagacttttcatgtcatattatgGATTTATAAACAGTATTTTTCGttaaaaatatcagaaaatgggtttttctattctttgtcgagccaatccaaaaataaataataataataataaaagaatctATCTCCATCACATGTAAAACATAGGTTTCCATTGAAATGTTGGGGCTTCCCAACAAGGCATT encodes the following:
- the LOC121246971 gene encoding uncharacterized protein LOC121246971 yields the protein MRAPALLSQCLPGLVTPDRGSHSTSSISERDLYLPSPAVEIIPSKTAHPYKYAGENVELHGFNIFKGRVSVADIIGFNGLEMISSKPDGYLKSCDSSIDLVNVLKHEIRDGQLSFRGKRVLELGCSYGLPGIFSCLKGACTVHFQDANAETIRSTTIPNVLANLEQARDKQSRQPESPLTPSRQTLAPSVHFFAGDWEELPTVLSVMKNEGFEGTPVISMSFSEEDFMDGCSSLDGSIMGQESSLRRSRKLSGSRAWERACENNQAEGGYDVILMTDIPYSATSLKKLYALIKRCVRPPYGVVYLATKKNYVGFNSGARHLRSLVDQEGIFGAHLVKELGDRDIWKFFLK